Proteins encoded within one genomic window of Glandiceps talaboti chromosome 3, keGlaTala1.1, whole genome shotgun sequence:
- the LOC144432504 gene encoding superoxide dismutase [Mn], mitochondrial-like, whose amino-acid sequence MLCRAVAAKRLLSNPSVLGCAASRLKHTLPDLPYDYSALSPVINTEIMELHHKKHHQTYVNNLNAAEEQLKEAQQQGDVSKMIGLLPALKFNGGGHLNHSIFWQNLSPEGGGQPAGDLMEAIKRDFVSYDIFQSRMSAATIAIQGSGWGWLGYRKETDRLVIRTCANQDPLESTTGLLPLFGIDVWEHAYYLQYKNVRPDYVKAIWQIVNWKDVSARYIEAKKQIGA is encoded by the exons ATGCTGTGCAGGGCAGTTGCAGCAAAGAG GTTGCTAAGCAATCCTTCTGTGTTGGGATGTGCTGCATCCAGACTTAAACACACCTTACCTGATTTGCCATATGACTACAGTGCCTTGTCACCTGTGATTAACACAGAAATCATGGAACTGCATCACAAGAAACATCACCAGACATATGTCAATAACCTAAATGCAGCCGAAGAACAGTTGAAAGAGGCTCAACAGCAAG GGGATGTAAGTAAGATGATAGGCCTACTCCCAGCCCTAAAATTCAATGGTGGAGGTCATCTCAACCATTCTATCTTTTGGCAGAATCTGTCACCAGAGGGTGGTGGTCAACCAGCTG GTGATCTGATGGAGGCTATTAAAAGAGACTTTGTTTCCTATGACATATTCCAAAGCAGAATGAGTGCAGCTACCATCGCTATCCAGGGATCTGGTTGGGGTTGGCTTGGTTACCGAAAAGAAACAGACCGACTTGTCATCCGTACATGTGCTAATCAAGATCCATTGGAGAGTACCACAG GATTACTGCCCCTCTTTGGCATCGATGTCTGGGAGCATGCCTATTACTTACAGTACAAGAACGTCCGACCTGACTACGTCAAGGCTATATGGCAAATAGTGAATTGGAAAGATGTATCAGCAAGGTACATTGAAGCTAAGAAGCAAATAGGGGCCTAG